A single window of Gossypium raimondii isolate GPD5lz unplaced genomic scaffold, ASM2569854v1 Contig00322, whole genome shotgun sequence DNA harbors:
- the LOC128038855 gene encoding TMV resistance protein N-like, which translates to MLSVWDDPKLEAGEEISPELFTAIQQSWCSVIVFSQTYAFSSWCLEELAEIVKQHNNDGHKVFPIFYDVDPSDLRRQKEKVEEAFAKHEKRYREDSEKIQRWRNALIQVAGIKGWHLNNR; encoded by the exons atGTTATCTGTATG GGATGATCCAAAGCTGGAGGCCGGCGAAGAGATCTCGCCAGAACTCTTTACAGCAATTCAGCAGTCATGGTGTTCGGTAATCGTTTTTTCACAAACTTATGCCTTTTCAAGTTGGTGCTTGGAGGAGCTTGCTGAGATTGTTAAACAACATAACAACGACGGCCATAAAGTGTTTCCAATTTTTTACGATGTTGATCCATCTGATTTAAGAAGACAAAAAGAGAAAGTGGAAGAAGCCTTCGCTAAACATGAAAAGAGATACAGAGAAGATAGTGAGAAGATCCAAAGGTGGCGAAATGCTTTAATTCAAGTGGCTGGAATCAAGGGATGGCATTTAAATAACAGgtaa